In a genomic window of Candidatus Chazhemtobacterium aquaticus:
- a CDS encoding MscL family protein, with protein MKGFIDFIREQGVVGLAVGFILGGAVSKLVSALVEDIIGPVLALGLSNVENLQSAYVQVGAAKIMWGDFLNVFIDFVVIALVVYFGVKMLGLDKLDKKKA; from the coding sequence ATGAAGGGATTTATTGATTTTATTCGTGAGCAAGGTGTGGTGGGATTGGCAGTTGGTTTTATTTTAGGAGGAGCGGTATCAAAACTAGTCTCTGCTTTGGTAGAGGACATTATTGGTCCGGTATTGGCTCTTGGGTTAAGCAATGTTGAGAATCTACAGAGTGCTTATGTTCAGGTGGGTGCAGCCAAGATTATGTGGGGAGACTTTCTTAACGTGTTTATTGATTTTGTGGTGATTGCCTTGGTGGTTTATTTTGGAGTCAAGATGTTAGGACTTGATAAGCTGGATAAGAAGAAGGCATAA
- a CDS encoding ATP-grasp domain-containing protein: MKKTVLKTNSAQLILEAILVRGLDVKVISSRFNLLELSHKGRSVFVMGTSFPVNSQPACFVANNKFLTRKVLLANGIPVPRSWLVRTKVEARKLVTDKDFFPCVLKPVRGAHGRRVVVNIESLDEFEEVLSMVFTSPGKKNVLVEEYIKGKDYRFFVVGDRVVAVMERIPAHVVGDGVKNIRELIKRYNENPDVGERYEKPLCRIKVNGEIMRNLKKLNMKLTYVPQRGEKVFLRQNANISTGGIGVDATDEVSDEIKEIAVRAAKAVGMEITGVDMIYDKMLNNPTVLELNDCPGIDIRHYPMEGESRDVAGEIVEYLYKEELREAGENKVLVGSEESVNPVVVSVV, encoded by the coding sequence ATGAAGAAGACCGTTCTTAAAACAAACAGTGCCCAGTTAATTTTGGAGGCAATTTTGGTGAGAGGATTGGATGTAAAGGTGATCTCTAGCCGCTTTAACTTACTTGAGCTTTCACACAAAGGAAGATCGGTATTTGTGATGGGAACTTCTTTTCCGGTTAACTCTCAACCTGCTTGTTTTGTGGCAAATAATAAGTTTCTGACAAGGAAGGTGTTGTTGGCTAATGGGATTCCGGTACCAAGAAGCTGGCTAGTTAGAACTAAGGTTGAGGCGAGAAAGTTGGTGACTGATAAAGATTTTTTCCCTTGTGTGTTAAAGCCGGTTAGAGGGGCTCATGGTAGAAGGGTGGTGGTCAATATTGAGTCGTTGGATGAGTTTGAGGAGGTGTTGTCGATGGTTTTTACGAGTCCGGGGAAAAAGAATGTTTTAGTTGAGGAGTATATAAAGGGTAAGGATTATCGTTTCTTTGTGGTGGGTGACAGGGTAGTTGCGGTGATGGAGAGAATACCGGCTCATGTGGTAGGTGATGGTGTTAAAAATATTCGAGAGCTGATTAAGAGATACAACGAGAATCCAGATGTGGGTGAGAGATACGAGAAGCCTTTGTGCAGGATAAAAGTGAATGGAGAGATAATGAGGAATCTTAAAAAACTAAATATGAAATTGACATATGTTCCGCAAAGAGGAGAGAAGGTGTTTCTGCGACAAAACGCTAATATCAGCACTGGGGGAATAGGGGTTGATGCAACTGATGAGGTAAGTGATGAAATTAAAGAGATAGCGGTGAGGGCGGCAAAAGCGGTGGGGATGGAGATAACGGGGGTAGATATGATTTATGACAAGATGTTGAATAATCCGACAGTGTTGGAGTTAAATGATTGTCCTGGGATTGATATTCGTCATTATCCGATGGAGGGAGAGTCTCGGGATGTAGCAGGTGAGATAGTTGAGTATTTGTACAAGGAGGAGTTAAGGGAGGCTGGGGAGAATAAGGTGTTGGTAGGGAGTGAGGAGTCAGTTAATCCAGTTGTTGTGAGTGTGGTTTGA
- a CDS encoding thermonuclease family protein gives MFSWLRRVPGFRSGKWWKSIIASGFYLLVFVILMVIIFPSAPSLTLEKNDPINKGSVSIAGKTYSGKPVYLIKDNEVIQSVKSDSSGKFFFVLNDLTDGSYNYMVEVCSSEEKGKCRNENIVITIDQTSPPKPEIFLPDNLPDDSEEEIVIKGVSEPNVKIVASIQDNELSATTTNDKGEFEIKTGLVLGANTISVKAIDAVGNESAVGGTFVNFNPSRYKAKVINVVDGDTIKIEGGQVVRYIGIDTPETVHPSKPVQCFGKEASDKNRELVEGKEVRLEKDVSETDRYGRLLRYVWLGDILVNEYLVREGYAQSSSYPPDLKYQNKFVEAQRQAREEKKGLWGDVCNVQPTQVQQKTITPTQIIQQTTTPTQPRPSNQTSGSYACDCSKTCSQMSSCAEAQYQLNACGCGARDADKDGIACDSDCQ, from the coding sequence ATGTTTTCTTGGTTAAGGAGAGTCCCTGGTTTTCGATCTGGCAAGTGGTGGAAATCTATAATTGCCTCTGGTTTTTACTTGCTTGTCTTTGTAATCTTGATGGTTATTATCTTTCCTTCCGCTCCCTCCCTTACCTTAGAAAAAAATGACCCAATCAATAAAGGCTCTGTTTCTATCGCTGGTAAAACCTACTCAGGAAAACCCGTGTATCTTATCAAAGATAATGAGGTTATCCAATCAGTTAAGTCTGATTCCAGCGGGAAGTTTTTCTTTGTCTTGAATGACCTAACCGATGGCAGCTACAACTATATGGTTGAGGTGTGTAGCTCAGAAGAAAAAGGAAAGTGTAGGAATGAAAATATCGTCATTACGATAGATCAAACCTCTCCCCCTAAGCCAGAAATTTTTTTACCCGATAATCTTCCTGATGATAGCGAAGAAGAAATAGTTATTAAGGGTGTTTCTGAGCCTAACGTAAAAATTGTTGCCTCTATCCAGGATAACGAGCTGTCCGCTACTACAACCAATGATAAAGGCGAGTTTGAGATTAAAACCGGTTTGGTTTTAGGTGCTAATACAATTAGTGTTAAGGCAATCGATGCTGTTGGCAATGAGAGTGCGGTTGGCGGGACTTTTGTGAACTTTAACCCTTCCAGATATAAGGCAAAAGTAATCAATGTTGTTGACGGCGACACCATCAAAATTGAGGGTGGTCAAGTAGTCAGGTATATTGGAATCGATACACCTGAAACAGTTCACCCCAGTAAACCAGTCCAGTGTTTTGGCAAGGAGGCTTCCGATAAGAATAGGGAGTTGGTTGAAGGCAAGGAAGTTAGGTTAGAAAAAGATGTTTCTGAAACCGATAGGTATGGCAGACTTTTAAGGTATGTTTGGCTTGGTGATATATTGGTGAATGAATACCTAGTTAGGGAAGGTTATGCTCAATCAAGCAGTTACCCTCCAGATTTAAAGTATCAAAATAAGTTTGTTGAAGCCCAAAGACAAGCGAGAGAGGAGAAAAAAGGATTATGGGGAGATGTCTGTAATGTCCAACCCACTCAAGTCCAGCAAAAGACTATTACCCCAACCCAGATTATTCAGCAGACCACTACTCCTACTCAGCCTCGACCGTCTAACCAAACTTCAGGGAGCTATGCTTGTGATTGTTCTAAAACTTGCTCTCAAATGTCATCTTGTGCCGAAGCTCAATACCAGTTGAATGCTTGCGGATGTGGGGCAAGGGATGCAGACAAGGACGGTATAGCTTGTGATAGTGATTGCCAGTAA
- a CDS encoding DUF3800 domain-containing protein, whose product MTKITKPGPKPAKNTFGFMDEVGLLHSPSTERLFGLGLLKLHHPSELHKSIVNYKNKTGFHSEFKFANVSNSNLTLYKGFIDLFFDTKHSHFNSILFDKKNLDLKSYFRNNHHKAYNSFTSKLIAESLEAGEYIVVLADDLSTPKHDNFEKEVKKKVKVKARRNALYGICRLESHAVSELQMADVLIGTVAYSFKIKYKVAGLNRKNAKFRLLVHLQNKLNTDYLAESHNYKAKYGIKFKINEFFDEK is encoded by the coding sequence ATGACTAAAATCACAAAACCCGGACCAAAACCAGCTAAAAACACCTTCGGCTTTATGGACGAGGTGGGACTACTACACTCACCCTCAACAGAACGACTATTCGGCTTAGGGTTACTTAAGCTCCACCACCCATCAGAACTACATAAAAGTATCGTCAACTATAAAAATAAGACAGGGTTTCATTCAGAATTCAAGTTCGCAAATGTCAGCAATAGCAATCTCACGCTATATAAAGGATTTATAGATTTGTTTTTTGATACTAAACATTCCCACTTTAATAGCATATTGTTTGACAAAAAGAACCTAGATCTAAAAAGCTACTTTAGAAACAATCATCACAAAGCTTACAACTCTTTCACAAGCAAACTTATTGCGGAGTCACTTGAGGCAGGTGAATATATTGTTGTCCTCGCTGACGATTTGAGCACGCCTAAGCACGATAACTTTGAAAAAGAAGTTAAGAAAAAAGTTAAGGTGAAAGCCAGAAGGAACGCCCTGTATGGTATTTGCCGGCTCGAATCTCATGCTGTAAGCGAACTTCAAATGGCAGATGTCCTCATTGGAACAGTGGCGTATTCATTTAAAATTAAATACAAAGTGGCTGGGCTTAACAGAAAAAACGCCAAGTTCAGACTACTAGTTCATCTTCAAAACAAACTTAACACTGACTACTTAGCAGAATCTCACAACTATAAAGCAAAATATGGAATTAAATTTAAAATTAACGAATTCTTTGATGAAAAATAA
- a CDS encoding glycosyltransferase family 4 protein, with translation MLPDELKGRVVAYWRTKTDQPHERKFDKAIDEVKHWLRKPSRGLVTALRRSMKDYGVRHIANSRSVAHSLVLAGIAQDENGVTIHRPPLHPRPEREYLSFDQRGVSQFNILVVSRISSEKGLENIRLLGEELKRSNIENWNIRVVGPIADPKYFQMLKQETSGLPVEFVGEKGWPELADYYAGSHLLFMPSRTESWGQVTVEAAREGTPVLCLPSPGSLEIFEETNGSFGALMDMDQRKEMVQFLNLLNDPGNWSQLSQSCLEGSKRYSAEVLCQYLLEDVVLR, from the coding sequence ATGCTGCCAGATGAGTTAAAGGGTAGGGTAGTGGCTTATTGGCGTACTAAAACAGACCAGCCTCACGAGAGAAAGTTTGATAAAGCCATTGATGAAGTAAAGCATTGGTTAAGGAAGCCATCTAGGGGGTTAGTCACCGCTTTGCGGCGGTCAATGAAGGACTATGGTGTAAGGCATATTGCTAACTCAAGATCGGTGGCGCACTCGCTGGTCTTGGCCGGTATTGCTCAAGACGAAAATGGTGTGACTATCCACAGACCGCCACTTCATCCCAGACCAGAGAGGGAGTATTTAAGTTTTGATCAACGAGGTGTATCCCAATTTAATATATTGGTTGTGTCGAGGATATCTTCAGAGAAAGGTTTAGAAAACATCAGATTGCTGGGAGAGGAACTAAAGCGAAGTAATATTGAGAACTGGAACATAAGAGTAGTTGGGCCAATTGCTGATCCGAAATATTTTCAGATGTTAAAACAAGAGACTAGTGGTTTACCTGTTGAGTTTGTTGGAGAAAAAGGATGGCCGGAATTGGCCGACTATTACGCAGGATCACATCTCTTGTTTATGCCATCGCGGACGGAAAGTTGGGGACAGGTGACCGTTGAAGCGGCTAGAGAAGGTACTCCAGTTTTGTGTTTGCCGTCTCCAGGTTCGTTAGAAATTTTTGAAGAGACTAATGGATCGTTCGGAGCATTGATGGATATGGATCAAAGAAAAGAAATGGTGCAGTTTTTAAACTTACTTAACGATCCTGGTAACTGGAGTCAGTTATCACAGAGCTGTTTGGAAGGAAGCAAACGATATTCGGCTGAGGTCCTATGTCAATATTTGTTGGAGGACGTGGTGTTGAGATGA
- a CDS encoding NUDIX hydrolase has product MTNGAAGIVFNKTRKGVLLVKRRDLPVWVVPGGGIGPNEEPKYASKRETEEETGFKVRVVRQTGVYQKQTNKPTGKTYVFECRVVSGKPRLGKETAAVRYWPLKRLPSQLPFYQKVWVEDAAKNLESVIERKQDINTKKLFLYYLRSPEIILTYLYRQLTRLLK; this is encoded by the coding sequence ATGACAAATGGAGCGGCAGGTATTGTGTTTAACAAAACTAGAAAAGGAGTGTTGCTGGTAAAGAGGCGGGATCTGCCTGTATGGGTAGTACCTGGAGGAGGCATTGGCCCAAATGAAGAGCCCAAGTATGCTTCTAAGAGGGAAACCGAAGAGGAGACGGGCTTTAAGGTTAGGGTGGTAAGACAAACTGGTGTTTATCAAAAACAGACTAACAAGCCAACTGGCAAGACCTATGTCTTTGAGTGTCGGGTGGTGTCGGGAAAGCCCCGTTTGGGAAAAGAAACGGCGGCGGTTAGGTATTGGCCATTAAAACGCCTACCTTCTCAGCTACCTTTTTATCAAAAGGTTTGGGTTGAGGATGCTGCGAAGAATTTGGAAAGTGTTATTGAAAGAAAACAGGACATAAATACCAAGAAGCTCTTTTTATATTATTTGCGGTCGCCGGAAATAATTTTGACTTATTTGTATAGGCAGCTTACTAGGTTATTAAAATGA